AATAGCACCATAAAAAACAGCAACATTATTATCATTGCACCATTTTTCAATTAAATTCAAAGTATCCTTTAGTTTGTCCATATTTGCAAATATTTCTTAGTAAATTACCGCTAACGGTTGGGGCTTAGAGTTGGCGGGCATTTGATACCTGCGTCACTTTCCCCCGAAAACAAATTTATAAATAATTACTGAATTATCAAATACTAATTTCCGCCCGCTAACGCTAAGCCCATGTTGGGGGCAGTTATATATTCAATTTAGTCCAATAAATTTTCATCTTCTTTAATTCATTCTTGTCAATTAGTAACTTTTGTAAAACGTCTTGTAATGAATAAAAATCTTCTGTGGGCTTTAAAGTCCCGTCAACATATTTTTGATATTTTTTGTCAATGTCGTACCAATTTATTTTAAATATACGTTGCAAACAATATGTTGCAAGTTCTGCTTTTGTTGCATTAAAATAAGGGCATGTATGGACTTTAGTTTTTACTGTGTCAGATAATTTACTTATTAAAAAATCAACTAAATCTTTTTTTGGCAGTGTCAAAAAACTATTCCAATACGGATTCATATTAAAGCAGCAACCCATTCCTCCACATTTTGAATCAACACAGTATTGTCCGCCTGTCAGGCAACCACCAATACTGTCTGAAACAAATTTCCATTTCATATCAATTGTCAAAGATTTCCAAACCGTGTCAGATTTTGGAATAAAAAACATTTTATTATAAGTCTCCATTGCTTTATTTTTCCTACTACGGTTAGTGTCAATTTGAGCAAATAAGTCAAGATTATTCAAAATAAGAAAAATTATCAATGTTTTATAAATGTATCGAGTCATAATATGCTATTTATTATCTGCCTATTTTGGCTATTCTTGTCTTAATATCAAAAAACTTGTTGATTTCAATTTTGTCTCTGATATTGTCTAAATCACAGTTAAGCTTCTGTTTCCTATCATTCAATTTTCTTTTCTTTTTAATCCTTAAATTAAAAATTATCAAAACTATGAGCATTGAAATGTAGCTAAAAAGTGAACCATATCCTGAAATTGCTAATAAAATTGAAAGTATCAAAAATGGTATGTATATATACTTCCTTTCTCGATAAATTCTATAATCAAACTCTAACTTTGTTATATCAATAGAAATATTATTAATATTTTCATTTTCCATGATGTGCATTCTTAGCTTCTGTAATTGCCCCCAACGGTTGGTTGCTTATTCCAGTGCGGAATTAAAACGCACTTCTTTTTCAACCGAGAACAAAAGTAATAAATAGTATTGAACTTTCCAAACCTCATAACTCCGCATTGGATAAGCAACATGTTGGGGGCTGGGCTTTATTCTTTTATTATCTTTCTCACTTCAACTGTCTTGTCAGTTATAAGTTTCACAAAATAAATTCCGCTTGTCAAGTTGCTAATATCAATCTGTGTTTTGGTGTCTACAAGTTTTTTTCTTATTAATTCTTGTCCTTTTATATTCAAAATTGTTAAAATTCTTTCTTTTGCCAATGGTGTTGTTTCTACTGTCAATTGAGAGGAGACATGATTAGGATAAATTTTAAAAGAAAAATCACCTAAAAGTTTATTGTTAATATTTGTTTCGATGTCGCATTGAATGTTATCATATGTATTAAAACTGTGATAACTAAATGCACTACTACTAAAACAACTTAACCAATTTCCTGATTCAAATGAGTATATTAAAGACAAATCTTCAAGTAATCCAACAGAACTGCCCTGTCCTTCCAATAAAAATAAACTTTGTGGAAACAGCGGTTCTATGTCGCTTTTTAAAAAATACTTTCTGTAATATTTAGAATTATAATAAACGGAATCTATCGAATCAACTACGAAATAATGATAAGTAATACTATTTATATATGTCTTAGGTAATGTATCATGTTTTTTTAAATTAAAATCAAATAATAATGTATCATTATTTGTTCCTTCTGGTAAATAATATATTTTTTTGTTTATTGAATCATTAGTTATCAAACCACAAAAGTATTTATTAGAAAAATTGTATGAAAAAGGTATGGAATATGATTTTCTTGTTTTCTCTATGCAATAAATTTTATAATATTTTTTGAGATTTAAAAATGAATCTCCTTCAATCATATATTGTTTGGCTAGGCAAAAGTCATCCAACATATTATTGTCAAGACAAGTTACATTATGTCTTTCGGAAATCCATTTTCCATTTGTAATTGGTTTAAATTGTGCTATGCTAAATATGCTTACACAAAGTAATAAATTTAATATATAAAGTTTTTTCATGTTTGTTTTATTTTTAAGTGTATCATATAGCTATAATGTTCGCCTTGCCCCCAACGGTTGGTTGCTTATTTCAGTGCGGGAATAAAACGCACTTTATTTTCAAGATACTGCAAAGTTAATTAAATTATTATATATTTTCAAACACCACCAAACACCCGCATTGAATAAGCAACATGTTAGGCACAGGGAATTTTTTTAATGTCAGGTTACTTTGTCATCAATTAAGTATAATGCGTGTGTATGCTTGCATTCTCTTTTGCATTTGTTTTGGTTGCCTGCGTGTTGGAGCAAATGCAAATGTGAATGCAATCGGGTTGGCTTTTGTGGGAGTGTCTGTCATATATGCAGCTACTTGTTTCCTTTTGTAAGTTATATGTTTCCAAGTATAAGTCAAGTTTCTCCAACTCTAAGTCAAGTTTCTCCAAGTATAAGTTGAATTTATCCAACTATAAGTTAAGTTTCTCCAAGTATAAGTTGAGTTTCTCCAACTATAAGTTAGAAGTTTCTATGTATAAGTTGAAAATTTCCTAAATCAAGTAGCTTGTTTCCAAAGTAAAGTAAAAAGTTTCCTTTTTAATATTACTTAATTTTAGTAAATTTCAGACCGCTTACTTGTTTATATTGTGGACTTGTTGCTCCGAATACTGATTTTACATACTTTTTTACTTCTTCTGCGATGTCAACCAAGCCAGTTCCTGTGGTGTTAATTATGTTATTTCTTGTTATTCGGGTGTTGCTTAATGGGGTATATGCGTTTATTGCTGCTGTGTTTTTGTTTCGCATATCGGCTATTAAAGTCGTAAGAGCTGTTATTTTTAAGTCGGCTTCGTTTGGTGTGTAAGTTGTTTGTGATGACAGAAATTGTATGAGTTTATCAAAGTTTTCAATACGGTCGTCAAACCCCATTTGTGAAGCAGAAATACTTTTATGGCTTTCGTTTTCAAGCGTTGCAGGATTGTCAATAACTGTTGGTAATTTTTCACTTGCTCTTTTTCCTTGAATTTTACGAGCATAAGTTTTTGCATCGGCTACAGATTGACGGGTAACATTACTTGCATCAAGTGCATTTATAATTCTTGTAGTTAATTTACTTAATGGTAAAAATGTGATTTTTCTCGCATTAACAGCATTCTTCCAAGGAGGCAACATGGTGTTTATTGCAGCAAGCGAATTTTTTGCACTTGTAAAAAGTGTGTTTAAAGAAGTAATTTTAAGTGCTATATTTGACGGATTATAGGTAGTTCCGTATCCTGTACAAAATGAAATTAAATCTTCAAAAT
The sequence above is drawn from the Bacteroidales bacterium genome and encodes:
- a CDS encoding T9SS type A sorting domain-containing protein; the encoded protein is MKKLYILNLLLCVSIFSIAQFKPITNGKWISERHNVTCLDNNMLDDFCLAKQYMIEGDSFLNLKKYYKIYCIEKTRKSYSIPFSYNFSNKYFCGLITNDSINKKIYYLPEGTNNDTLLFDFNLKKHDTLPKTYINSITYHYFVVDSIDSVYYNSKYYRKYFLKSDIEPLFPQSLFLLEGQGSSVGLLEDLSLIYSFESGNWLSCFSSSAFSYHSFNTYDNIQCDIETNINNKLLGDFSFKIYPNHVSSQLTVETTPLAKERILTILNIKGQELIRKKLVDTKTQIDISNLTSGIYFVKLITDKTVEVRKIIKE